One genomic region from Pyxicephalus adspersus chromosome 1, UCB_Pads_2.0, whole genome shotgun sequence encodes:
- the SMIM11 gene encoding small integral membrane protein 11: MMEIIWKALDNFPLLMYILAAKTMLLCLAFAGAKIYQSKRIEAKLKREQEEKLKRLAEEAEKDENYKKED, translated from the exons ATGATGGAGATCATTTGGAAG GCCCTGGACAATTTTCCACTGTTGATGTACATTTTAGCAGCAAAGACCATGCTGTTGTGTTTGGCCTTCGCCGGCGCCAAGATATACCAAAGTAAAAGGATTGAAGCGAAGCTAAAGCGGGAGCAGGAAGAAAAACTGAAACGTCTAGCCGAGGAAGCAGAGAAagatgaaaattataaaaaagaagatTAG
- the LOC140321549 gene encoding uncharacterized protein: MSTDHEIQFWLLVLGYVVNKRRKRRRETVRNYWVHPLTSQRFSKGQFHLRYGDLRKCPKRFFNYFKMSIGTFDELLEYLRPALIRSDTQMRLAISPEERLCVTIKYLATGHSFTSLHFRFLIGKATIRLIVRETCKAICDTLFNIFMPEPTKEKWLQIAEDFYATTSFPNCVGALDAKDIRMKMPPNSGKKHWDSSKHSLVLLALVDSRYNFITIDVGPYGSTGCCSIFKKSTLGRKLKEAKMNLPEYKPLPGSSGEPMPYVFVADEAFGLSETILRPYPTRNITPIRKIFNYRLIRARRMIDGAFGILASKWRVFYAPIQLEANFVEDIIKAACVLHNVVLLRDGFVFEHILSNPLHDVSWSTVRGPASGMLVRNTFADHFMSPQGEIPFQYEKV, encoded by the exons ATGTCCACGGACCACGAGATACAGTTCTGGTTGCTGGTTCTGGGTTACGTCGTGAACAAAAGAAGGAAACGTAGACGGGAGACGGTGAGGAATTACTGGGTGCACCCGCTGACCAGCCAGAGGTTTTCCAAGGGACAGTTTCACCTCCGCTATGGCGACCTGCGAAAATGTCCCAAGAGGTTCTTCAATTACTTCAAAATGTCTATCGGAACGTTTGATGAGCTGCTTGAGTACCTGAGACCGGCCCTCATAAGGAGCGACACGCAGATGAGACTGGCCATATCCCCCGAAGAGCGGCTCTGCGTCACTATAAA GTACCTGGCCACCGGACACAGTTTCACCTCCCTGCATTTCCGATTTCTGATTGGTAAAGCCACCATTAGATTAATCGTACGGGAGACCTGCAAAGCCATATGTGACactctgtttaatatttttatgccaGAACCGACCAAGGAGAAATGGCTGCAAATAGCTGAAGATTTCTATGCCACTACCAGCTTCCCAAACTGTGTTGGAGCTCTTGATGCCAAAGACATTCGAATGAAAATGCCCCCGAATAGCGGGAAGAAACACTGGGATTCCAGTAAACATTCCCTTGTATTGCTGGCATTAGTAGACAGTAGGTACAATTTTATCACAATAGATGTGGGTCCCTACGGATCCACTGGCTGCTGTAGTATTTTTAAGAAGTCTACTTTGGGTCGCAAGCTGAAAGAAGCCAAAATGAACTTGCCGGAATACAAACCTCTGCCCGGGTCAAGTGGTGAGCCCATGCCATACGTCTTTGTTGCCGATGAAGCTTTTGGACTTTCAGAGACTATCTTAAGACCGTACCCCACCAGGAACATAACTCCCATCCGCAAAATCTTCAATTACAGGCTGATCCGTGCTAGAAGGATGATAGATGGAGCCTTTGGAATCTTGGCCAGTAAATGGCGGGTCTTCTATGCTCCCATTCAGTTAGAAGCCAACTTTGTGGAGGACATCATAAAGGCTGCCTGTGTTCTGCATAACGTGGTGCTTTTAAGGGATGGTTTTGTGTTTGAGCACATCCTTAGTAATCCATTGCATGATGTGTCATGGAGCACCGTCCGAGGGCCTGCTAGTGGCATGCTGGTCAGAAACACCTTTGCAGACCATTTCATGTCCCCTCAGGGAGAAATACCCTTTCAGTATGAAAAGGTTTAA